One part of the Ornithodoros turicata isolate Travis chromosome 2, ASM3712646v1, whole genome shotgun sequence genome encodes these proteins:
- the LOC135385096 gene encoding neprilysin-1-like, giving the protein MNFPFVALSAAIFQTEGITKEKVSAVQQMTQNILDEIGTTLSKSPWLDWQTRLDAQHKSASVSRVVGFPLGLWSSQAIDVYMTDVPDVGKSFLASTIEVVKAISKRNWDIVLSDKSFSAVLDLFVSTMGRMYQAKATYIRDYNALVISPAAIAKPVFINGGPPEVNYGALGRLVSAQIMRAFDETGQKYGATGQPVDWFTKDSKMAYAEKVRCHRERLTASPLARRYGDHPEYLTDIMSAHTLLRAYRIASERSSVTLGDVKGLTSEQLFYVSWCLLWCGKDMPGKPPLEGRCNLPLMNSEDFSEAFRCSAGAAMNAEKKCHFW; this is encoded by the coding sequence ATGAACTTCCCATTCGTAGCACTGTCCGCAGCGATTTTCCAGACAGAAGGAATCACCAAAGAGAAAGTGTCTGCCGTCCAACAGATGACGCAAAACATATTGGATGAAATTGGAACTACTTTGAGCAAGTCACCGTGGCTGGACTGGCAAACGCGACTAGACGCGCAGCACAAGTCAGCCAGCGTTTCACGCGTCGTTGGCTTTCCTCTCGGTCTGTGGAGCAGTCAAGCAATCGACGTTTATATGACTGACGTTCCAGACGTCGGCAAGTCCTTTCTCGCCAGCACTATTGAAGTCGTCAAAGCAATTTCGAAGAGGAACTGGGATATAGTCTTAAGCGACAAATCATTTAGTGCAGTTCTTGACCTGTTCGTTTCAACCATGGGCAGAATGTACCAGGCGAAGGCAACATATATCAGGGACTACAATGCCCTGGTCATTTCTCCGGCTGCAATAGCGAAGCCAGTGTTCATAAACGGCGGACCTCCTGAAGTCAATTACGGAGCCCTGGGCCGTCTGGTTAGCGCTCAAATAATGCGCGCCTTCGACGAAACTGGCCAAAAGTATGGTGCCACCGGTCAACCTGTCGACTGGTTTACGAAGGACagcaaaatggcgtacgccgaGAAAGTCAGGTGTCACCGGGAAAGACTTACGGCTTCTCCACTTGCGAGGCGCTACGGAGATCACCCGGAGTATCTCACCGACATCATGAGTGCGCACACTCTTCTCAGAGCCTACAGGATTGCGTCGGAGAGGTCCTCTGTTACCTTGGGCGATGTCAAGGGGCTGACCAGTGAACAACTCTTCTACGTGTCCTGGTGCTTGCTCTGGTGCGGAAAGGACATGCCGGGAAAACCACCACTAGAAGGAAGGTGCAACCTGCCTCTCATGAACTCGGAAGACTTTAGCGAAGCGTTTAGGTGCTCCGCCGGCGCTGCTATGAACGCAGAAAAAAAGTGCCATTTCTGGTAA
- the LOC135384164 gene encoding calcium-activated chloride channel regulator family member 3-like, with the protein MGYRRSLLSSFSLCLWLSCNALELNRHGFEGLLVAIHKNVPESELLLSNLQEFLARASRQLAELTSRTYFRHVTILVPETWRSRRGLIPIDVDLFEHADVRVVPQTLASSMSTLQPASCGKPGRYITVPDFVIMHKDSAPIYMSPEYQFLHEWAKFRYGVFDELGLPDSSRFPFAYTDGNTVYPVAQSKNVFGILARKDGTACAATPTGILHNDCRLYIDTRNTTMLETLMKMPYVAPRNPVAARYLPTKQNVLCNRKSTRELIFGHKDFSKKGSVPTQVPDTMFTMFRARSHYAKKVVLLIDTSESMARNNWVKLVHQGVARFIQGRLPPGFFFGMLSFSDEVTVAANITRITKDTRRTLRTLIPFVSTGTEANAFKAIIAAAQVRCTQPLLKNIYAYNCVRAANN; encoded by the exons ATGG GGTATCGGCGCAGTCTTCTATCGTCGTTCAGCCTCTGCTTGTGGCTATCATGCAATGCGTTGGAGTTGAACCGTCACGGTTTTGAAGGACTCCTGGTGGCTATACACAAGAATGTGCCGGAGAGCGAACTTCTGCTCAGCAACTTGCAG GAGTTCCTGGCAAGGGCTTCTCGGCAACTCGCGGAACTAACATCACGTACATATTTTCGTCATGTAACCATCCTGGTACCTGAGACATGGCGATCACGACGAGGACTTATCCCCATCGACGTGGACCTGTTCGAACACGCCGACGTGCGTGTCGTACCTCAAACCCTGGCATCTTCAATGTCTACATTGCAGCCGGCCTCTTGCGGGAAGCCCGGGAGGTATATCACCGTTCCCGATTTCGTTATCATGCACAAGGACTCTGCTCCCATCTACATGTCGCCTG AGTACCAATTCCTGCATGAGTGGGCTAAGTTTCGCTATGGCGTCTTCGACGAGCTCGGGCTACCGGACAGCAGTCGCTTTCCTTTCGCGTACACTGATGGAAATACG GTATACCCTGTTGCGCAGAGCAAGAACGTGTTCGGCATCCTTGCCCGCAAGGATGGCACGGCGTGCGCGGCGACACCCACGGGAATCCTACACAACGACTGCAGGCTCTATATAGACACCAGAAACACAACCATGTTGGAAACCTTGATGAAGATGCCCTACGTTGCGCCG CGCAATCCTGTGGCAGCAAGATATCTTCCCACGAAGCAGAACGTGCTGTGCAACCGAAAGAGTACCAGGGAGCTCATCTTCGGACACAAAGACTTTTCAAA GAAAGGATCTGTCCCGACGCAAGTACCTGACACGATGTTTACCATGTTCAGAGCACGTAGTCATTACGCCAAGAAGGTCGTTCTACTTATCGACACATCGGAAAGTATGGCT AGGAACAATTGGGTGAAGCTGGTTCACCAGGGCGTGGCAAGATTTATTCAAGGCAGACTTCCGCCAGGATTTTTCTTCGGCATGCTCTCGTTTTCAGATGAAGTCACTGTCGCCGCCAACATCACTCGAATAACGAAAGATACGAGAAGAACGCTGCGCACACTCATTCCTTTTGTTTCAACCGGCACAGAAGCCAACGCCTTCAAAGCAATCATCGCAGCAGCACAGGTGAGATGTACGCAGCCCTTGTTGAAAAATATATATGCTTACAACTGTGTGCGGGCGGCAAACAATTGA
- the LOC135384165 gene encoding calcium-activated chloride channel regulator 3A-1-like → MLNRGGGTSNGGLLILITDSTLDMMQELEPAMQLLKNNGLIMNTVALGPHTYREIERLAVATGGRTFAINFPSAFASPELDSALLTATSTLTSAEEKEIVVTQDELFVNKEMTVEIFVEERLGIRGSVSVIGSSVKDLSVRLTNPRNLVYHETSGECTKDVVLTNWVHCSFNKMMPGKWLLHLIPSPGQSTTVTLLASSNALPSEEGQSPVTAEAYLSSAIVTFPEVLSVHVRVSKGQNAILGAIVKATVTRPKWTATTLVLKDDGVGADNTHGDGIYSAYFTQHVGSGRYGVIVKARGGRGARILRPVKKDTSIGDIGKMPRNLTRSAKRTYKLRDLVIKPQRRHMWAPRILGDAGFFERVVDAGSFQLLGYDENAKIPPGPVNDLVLQDSRYKGSRWMVTLTWTAMGAHMDFGKATSLEVRSSLVASELEENFQEAFLISKPDIVTGTLTPQTPGFRQELVIVIPPRALGRTKATAVNLYFAMKTRNSAGQTSPVSNVARVSYGLYDLLKPRARHNSPLRRLRRNKLTRGQTPRRPSFQRMVTPKPKLKVDISKNGDMSASTYILITVVVACVILAILVLVFDKLPLYYRGKDGGQNIHRCAPDTCPRRINMEALFFTK, encoded by the exons ATGCTGAACCGCGGGGGTGGAACTAGCAACGGAGGCCTCCTTATCCTGATAACGGACTCAACGTTGGACATGATGCAAGAGCTCGAGCCAGCTATGCAGTTATTGAAGAACAATGGTCTCATCATGAATACCGTCGCACTTGGTCCACACACGTACCGGGAAATTGAGCGTCTGGCTGTGGCCACCGGTGGACGAACCTTCGCTATTAACTTCCCCAGCGCTTTCGCGTCTCCTGAGCTGGATTCTGCGTTGCTCACCGCCACATCAACGCTGACGAgtgcagaagaaaaagaaattgtg GTGACGCAGGATGAATTGTTTGTGAACAAAGAGATGACTGTTGAGATTTTTGTGGAAGAACGCTTGGGGATACGAGGATCGGTGTCGGTTATCGGATCCTCCGTCAAAGACCTCTCGGTCCGCCTGACAAACCCGAGGAACTTGGTCTATCATGAGACGAGTGGCGAATGTACCAAAGATGTCGTGCTTACCAACTGGGTGCACTGCTCCTTCAATAAGATGATG CCCGGAAAATGGCTTCTGCACCTGATCCCCAGTCCCGGTCAGAGCACAACCGTGACGCTGCTGGCATCCTCGAACGCCCTTCCTTCAGAAGAAGGACAGAGTCCGGTGACTGCAGAGGCTTACTTATCCAGTGCCATCGTCACATTTCCCGAAGTGTTGAGCGTGCATGTCCGCGTCTCCAAGGGCCAGAACGCGATCCTTGGAGCCATTGTCAAAGCTACTGTCACCAGACCAAAGTGGACTGCCACAACTCTCGTACTTAAAGACGACGGCGTTG GAGCAGACAACACGCACGGCGATGGCATTTATTCCGCCTATTTTACTCAGCACGTGGGCAGTGGCCGATATGGTGTCATCGTCAAGGCGCGGGGCGGTAGAGGAGCACGCATTCTGCGGCCTGTCAAGAAGGATACCTCCATTGGCGACATCGGCAAGATGCCAA GGAACTTGACACGCTCTGCTAAGAGGACATACAAGCTGCGTGACCTGGTCATCAAGCCCCAGCGCCGGCATATGTGGGCTCCGCGGATCCTGGGGGACGCTGGCTTCTTCGAGCGGGTCGTCGATGCTGGATCTTTCCAGCTACTAGGTTACGATGAAAACGCAAAGATTCCTCCGGGACCGGTGAACGACCTGGTCCTGCAAGATTCGCGGTACAAAGGTTCTCGATGGATGGTCACCTTAACCTGGACAGCAATGGGGGCACATATGGATTTTGGCAAAG CCACGTCCCTGGAAGTTCGCAGCAGCCTGGTGGCCAGCGAGTTGGAAGAGAATTTCCAAGAGGCATTTCTTATTAGTAAACCGGACATTGTCACTGGAACGCTGACTCCTCAGACGCCGGGATTCCGACAGGAACTCGTTATTGTT ATCCCACCACGTGCACTGGGCAGAACGAAGGCGACGGCGGTCAACCTATACTTCGCCATGAAAACTCGTAACTCGGCAGGACAGACGTCACCCGTGTCTAACGTCGCACGCGTGAGCTACGGCCTCTATGATCTGCTGAAACCACGAGCGAGGCATAACAGCCCACTACGGCGTCTGCGTAGGAACAAGCTTACTAG AGGCCAGACGCCAAGAAGACCTTCTTTCCAACGCATGGTAACACCGAAACCGAAGCTAAAGGTGGATATCTCCAAGAACGGCGACATGTCTGCCTCAACGTACATTCTCATCACCGTCGTCGTGGCGTGTGTCATACTGGCCATACTTGTTCTGGTCTTCGACAAGCTCCCGCTTTACTACAGAGGCAAAGATGGCGGCCAGAATATTCATCGTTGCGCTCCTGACACTTGTCCTCGTCGGATCAATATGGAAGCGTTGTTTTTCACTAAATGA